From the Micromonospora sediminicola genome, one window contains:
- a CDS encoding MbtH family protein, translating into MNPFDDPDGTFTVLVNDEEQHSLWPAALAVPAGWRVVHGKDSRQACLDYIETNWIDIRPLSTRSAAAAR; encoded by the coding sequence GTGAATCCGTTCGACGACCCTGACGGCACCTTCACCGTGCTCGTCAACGACGAAGAGCAACATTCCCTCTGGCCGGCCGCGCTGGCGGTCCCGGCCGGCTGGCGGGTGGTGCACGGCAAGGACAGCCGGCAGGCCTGCCTCGACTACATCGAGACGAACTGGATCGACATCCGGCCGCTCAGCACCCGCTCCGCCGCCGCGGCGCGCTGA
- a CDS encoding cation:proton antiporter domain-containing protein, whose translation MTVDGWGRLLVALVAVVATARLCGALARRLGQPPVIGEILGGILLGPTLFGGVHTNLLFPAQIRPSLTILATIGVVLFMFFVGLEVDPGRLRGQGHLATSVSIAAVVLPFGLGALLATYLVARHPTAHRVEFVLFLGTAMAVTAFPVLARILTDKGLLHTPIGGLALASAAVGDVIAWALLAVVVTLADGGADPWRMLLAVPYVLLMLRVVRPLLARSVGRLPTGWLAGAGALAVTSIGLLASAAATEWMGLHAIFGAFLFGVVVPARDDVVAYARLLPTIERACSFLLLPVFFVVAGIKVDLSALDGLALGELSLILLVAIGGKAGGAFLGARLNGLRARHSVVLAILLNARGLTELIVLTVGLELGVLDRELFSLMVVMALVTTAMTGVLLRWVYPEERVRRDLAVRDEMARSGSDSGGPGGPRPIPLPD comes from the coding sequence GTGACGGTGGACGGATGGGGCCGGCTGCTTGTCGCCCTCGTGGCAGTCGTCGCGACGGCGCGGCTGTGCGGCGCCCTGGCCCGGCGGCTCGGTCAACCCCCGGTGATCGGCGAGATCCTCGGCGGCATCCTGCTCGGGCCGACGCTGTTCGGCGGGGTGCACACGAACCTGCTGTTCCCGGCGCAGATCAGACCCTCGCTGACGATCCTGGCCACCATCGGTGTCGTCCTGTTCATGTTCTTCGTCGGCCTGGAGGTCGACCCCGGCCGGCTGCGCGGTCAGGGTCATCTCGCCACCAGTGTGTCCATCGCCGCGGTCGTCCTGCCCTTCGGCCTCGGCGCCCTGCTGGCGACGTATCTCGTGGCTCGTCATCCCACCGCGCACCGGGTGGAGTTCGTGCTGTTCCTCGGCACGGCGATGGCGGTGACCGCCTTCCCGGTGCTGGCCCGGATCCTGACCGACAAGGGGCTGCTCCACACGCCGATCGGAGGGCTGGCGCTCGCGTCCGCGGCGGTTGGCGACGTCATCGCCTGGGCTCTGCTGGCCGTCGTGGTGACCCTGGCCGACGGTGGCGCGGACCCCTGGCGGATGCTGCTGGCGGTGCCCTACGTGCTGCTCATGCTGCGGGTGGTGCGGCCGCTGCTGGCGCGCTCGGTCGGGCGCCTGCCCACCGGCTGGCTCGCCGGCGCCGGCGCCCTGGCCGTGACCTCGATCGGCCTGCTGGCGTCCGCGGCGGCGACGGAGTGGATGGGCCTGCACGCCATCTTCGGCGCCTTCCTCTTCGGCGTCGTGGTGCCCGCTCGGGACGACGTGGTGGCGTACGCGCGGCTGCTCCCCACCATCGAGCGGGCCTGCTCGTTCCTGCTCCTGCCGGTGTTCTTCGTCGTCGCGGGTATCAAGGTCGACCTGTCCGCTCTGGACGGGCTCGCACTCGGCGAACTGAGCCTTATCCTGCTGGTTGCCATCGGGGGCAAGGCCGGCGGCGCTTTCCTGGGTGCGCGGCTCAACGGCCTACGGGCCCGGCACTCGGTCGTGCTGGCGATCCTGCTCAACGCCCGCGGGCTCACCGAACTGATCGTCCTTACGGTCGGTCTGGAACTCGGTGTGCTCGACCGGGAGCTGTTCTCACTGATGGTGGTCATGGCCCTGGTCACCACGGCGATGACCGGCGTGCTGCTGCGGTGGGTGTACCCGGAGGAGCGGGTGCGGCGGGACCTCGCCGTCCGGGACGAGATGGCCCGGTCCGGCAGCGACTCCGGCGGTCCGGGCGGGCCACGCCCGATTCCCCTGCCGGACTGA
- a CDS encoding MupA/Atu3671 family FMN-dependent luciferase-like monooxygenase, translating to MDFSLFFFADTGAGGADGYRLLLESARFADANGFSAVWTPERHFHSFGGQYPNPAVVGAALAAVTTRLGIRAGSVVAPLHHPVRIAEEWSVVDNLSGGRVGVSFASGWHAVDFVLRPENYPDRKNAMVESVETVRRLWRGEEVEFPDGAGEKSSIRVFPAPIQADLPIWITSAGSTDTFRAAGRLGAGLLTHLLGQGHDSLARNIAAYRAELTRTHGADARGHVALMLHTMIGTDRDEVRELVREPFSRYLGSSIDLVVKASSGLLPPGFDPSRLPERDRQLLVRHAFDRYFTTSGLFGTVADGVAVVERLRAVGVDEIACLVDFGVPHDDVLGSLRHLAELRGRTAAAERAAG from the coding sequence ATGGACTTCAGCCTGTTCTTCTTCGCCGACACCGGCGCCGGCGGCGCCGACGGCTACCGGCTGCTCCTGGAGAGCGCCCGGTTCGCCGACGCCAACGGATTCTCGGCGGTCTGGACACCCGAGCGTCACTTCCACTCGTTCGGCGGCCAGTATCCCAACCCGGCCGTCGTCGGAGCCGCCCTGGCGGCGGTCACCACGCGGTTGGGCATCCGGGCGGGCAGTGTCGTGGCACCCCTGCACCATCCCGTGCGGATCGCCGAGGAGTGGTCCGTCGTGGACAACCTCTCCGGGGGACGGGTCGGCGTGTCGTTCGCCTCCGGGTGGCACGCCGTCGACTTCGTGCTCCGACCGGAGAACTACCCGGACCGCAAGAACGCAATGGTGGAGTCCGTGGAGACGGTACGGCGGCTCTGGCGTGGCGAGGAGGTCGAGTTCCCGGACGGGGCCGGTGAGAAGAGCTCGATACGTGTCTTTCCCGCTCCCATCCAGGCCGACCTGCCGATCTGGATCACCAGCGCCGGCTCCACCGACACCTTCCGTGCCGCCGGTCGGCTGGGCGCCGGCCTGCTGACCCATCTGCTGGGTCAGGGCCACGACTCGCTCGCCCGCAACATCGCCGCCTACCGGGCGGAGCTGACGCGGACGCACGGAGCGGACGCGCGGGGACACGTGGCGCTGATGCTGCACACGATGATCGGGACCGACCGGGACGAGGTTCGGGAACTTGTCCGGGAACCCTTCAGCCGATACCTGGGCAGCTCCATCGACCTGGTGGTCAAGGCGTCCTCCGGGCTGCTGCCGCCGGGCTTCGACCCCAGCCGGCTGCCCGAGCGGGACAGGCAGTTGCTCGTCCGGCACGCCTTCGACCGCTACTTCACGACCAGCGGCCTGTTCGGCACGGTGGCGGACGGCGTCGCCGTCGTGGAGCGGCTCCGCGCGGTCGGCGTCGACGAGATCGCCTGCCTGGTCGACTTCGGCGTACCGCACGACGACGTCCTGGGGTCCCTTCGTCACCTCGCCGAACTGCGCGGTCGCACGGCCGCTGCGGAGCGTGCAGCCGGCTAG
- a CDS encoding aminotransferase, translated as MQLRQRTRDQVDSPISSAYALLDLREGNRPLLDLAQAAPQYPTAPTVTEHVVRVAGDPHGGDYTEVPGLPRLRDAIAADLSRDYAAPIHPDQVVVTAGCNQAFSLVASALAGPGDEIVLPLPYYFNHDMWLRLNGIRPVYLEPGPDLVPQAATAGALITERTRAIVLVTPGNPTGVTIGPTVIADFAEVARQHDVALIVDETYRSFRDTDQPAHHLFADPDWARTLVSLHSFSKEFAIPGYRVGAVVAAPELHRQVCKLLDCVAVCAPRIGQEAAWAGLTGARQWRAARAREIADRRAWFSDVMAARPGGFELLSCGGFFGWIRHPFADRHTEDVVRDLVVKQDMLVLPGTAFLPDDRRTLRVSVSNLDRGDMVDLAGRLAAAGGGRSQ; from the coding sequence GTGCAACTCCGTCAGAGGACCCGTGACCAGGTCGACTCACCGATCAGCAGCGCGTACGCGCTACTGGACCTCCGCGAGGGCAACCGGCCGTTGCTCGATCTGGCCCAGGCCGCGCCGCAGTACCCGACCGCGCCCACGGTGACCGAGCACGTCGTCCGTGTGGCGGGGGACCCGCACGGTGGCGATTACACCGAGGTACCGGGCCTTCCCCGACTGCGCGACGCCATCGCCGCCGACCTGAGCCGGGACTACGCGGCCCCGATCCACCCCGATCAGGTGGTCGTCACCGCCGGCTGCAACCAGGCGTTCAGCCTGGTCGCGTCCGCGCTCGCCGGCCCGGGCGACGAAATTGTGCTGCCCCTCCCCTACTACTTCAACCACGACATGTGGCTCCGCCTGAACGGGATCAGGCCGGTCTATCTGGAGCCGGGACCGGACCTGGTGCCGCAGGCGGCGACCGCCGGCGCCCTGATCACCGAGCGCACCCGGGCGATCGTGCTGGTGACGCCGGGTAACCCCACCGGGGTGACGATCGGCCCCACCGTCATCGCCGACTTCGCCGAGGTGGCCCGCCAGCACGACGTCGCGCTGATCGTGGACGAGACGTACCGGTCCTTCCGGGACACCGACCAGCCGGCGCACCACCTGTTCGCCGACCCCGACTGGGCCCGGACGCTCGTCAGCCTGCACTCCTTCTCCAAGGAGTTCGCGATTCCCGGGTACCGGGTCGGAGCCGTGGTCGCCGCGCCTGAACTCCACCGTCAAGTGTGCAAGCTGCTCGACTGCGTGGCGGTCTGCGCGCCGAGGATCGGCCAGGAGGCGGCCTGGGCCGGCCTGACCGGCGCGCGGCAGTGGCGCGCGGCACGGGCACGGGAGATCGCCGACCGGCGCGCCTGGTTCTCGGACGTCATGGCGGCCCGGCCGGGCGGCTTCGAGTTGCTGTCGTGTGGCGGCTTCTTCGGCTGGATCCGTCACCCCTTCGCCGACCGGCACACCGAGGACGTCGTCCGGGACCTGGTGGTCAAACAGGACATGCTGGTGCTGCCGGGAACCGCCTTCCTTCCCGATGACCGGCGAACGCTCCGGGTCAGCGTCAGCAATCTGGACCGCGGTGACATGGTCGATCTCGCCGGACGCCTCGCCGCCGCCGGCGGCGGCCGCAGTCAGTAG
- a CDS encoding response regulator transcription factor yields the protein MEETSWLADAVLIDADALSPVGDHAYITAVARCTPVLVLDNDTDTNAGAYLRAGASGVISKRESGERMVEAVRTVASGGCVRPEGCDGQAHVARAETVACHLSEREEQVLRQISRGLTHSQIATRLGISPHTVDTYVKRIRAKLGAGNKAELTRAALLGRLAG from the coding sequence GTGGAGGAGACGTCCTGGCTGGCGGACGCCGTCCTGATCGACGCCGACGCACTGTCACCCGTCGGCGACCACGCCTACATCACCGCCGTGGCCAGGTGCACGCCGGTCCTGGTCCTCGACAACGACACGGACACCAACGCCGGCGCCTACCTTCGGGCGGGGGCGTCCGGTGTCATCAGCAAGCGCGAGTCCGGCGAGCGGATGGTGGAGGCGGTCCGGACCGTCGCGTCCGGCGGATGTGTCCGCCCTGAGGGATGCGACGGGCAGGCGCACGTGGCGCGGGCCGAAACTGTCGCCTGCCATCTCTCCGAGCGGGAGGAGCAGGTGTTGCGCCAGATCTCCCGAGGGCTCACCCACAGTCAGATCGCCACCCGGCTGGGCATCAGCCCGCACACCGTCGACACCTACGTCAAGCGCATCCGGGCGAAGCTCGGCGCGGGCAACAAGGCCGAGCTCACGCGGGCCGCCCTCCTCGGTCGGCTGGCTGGATAG
- the vioC gene encoding arginine beta-hydroxylase, Fe(II)/alpha-ketoglutarate-dependent: MHHLTLTSDDNAALLPMLTELAKTYDTIENPELIRRAPVLARSLPARLLEFLEEFRIGEPSALCLVSGLEVDENVLGPTPTHWRDSQYESSAFPQEIFFLLCASALGDVFGWATQQDGRIMHDVLPIKGHEHYELGSNSLQHLSWHTEDAFHPCRGDYVALMCLKNPDQVETLVCDAGDLDWSRLDVEALFEAEFTQMPDNSHQPQNTAQSTGDPTVDRLRQRSFALIQSWNDDPVKRPVLFGDRRDPYMVLDPYHMKTEGWPERSLRAFQGLCDQIEEHMRDVVLRPGDCVFIDNFRAVHGRKSFRARYDGSDRWLKRLNVTRNLRGSRAWRPAPDNRIIY, translated from the coding sequence ATGCATCACCTGACGCTGACATCGGACGACAACGCCGCGCTCCTTCCGATGCTCACCGAGCTGGCCAAGACCTACGACACCATCGAGAACCCCGAGCTGATCCGACGGGCGCCGGTCCTCGCCCGTAGCCTGCCCGCCCGGCTGCTGGAGTTCCTGGAGGAGTTCCGCATCGGCGAGCCGTCCGCGTTGTGCCTGGTCTCCGGTCTCGAGGTCGATGAGAACGTGCTCGGACCGACCCCCACCCACTGGCGCGACAGCCAGTACGAGTCGTCGGCGTTTCCACAGGAGATCTTCTTCCTGTTGTGCGCCTCCGCCCTCGGTGACGTGTTCGGCTGGGCCACCCAACAGGACGGCCGAATCATGCACGACGTCCTTCCGATCAAGGGACACGAGCACTACGAGCTCGGCTCCAACAGCCTCCAGCACCTGTCCTGGCACACCGAGGACGCGTTCCACCCCTGCCGGGGCGACTACGTGGCACTCATGTGCCTGAAGAACCCGGACCAGGTGGAGACGCTGGTCTGCGACGCGGGTGACCTCGACTGGTCCCGGCTGGACGTGGAGGCCCTGTTCGAGGCCGAGTTCACCCAGATGCCCGACAACTCGCACCAGCCGCAGAACACGGCGCAGTCCACCGGAGACCCCACCGTGGACCGGCTGCGGCAGCGCAGCTTCGCCCTCATCCAGTCGTGGAACGACGATCCGGTGAAGCGGCCGGTGCTCTTCGGCGACCGGCGCGACCCGTACATGGTCCTCGATCCCTACCACATGAAGACCGAGGGATGGCCGGAGCGCTCGCTGCGGGCGTTCCAGGGCCTGTGCGACCAGATCGAGGAGCACATGAGGGACGTGGTCCTGCGCCCCGGCGACTGTGTGTTCATCGACAACTTCCGCGCCGTGCACGGGCGCAAGTCGTTCCGCGCCCGCTACGACGGCTCCGACCGCTGGCTCAAGCGCCTCAACGTCACCCGCAACCTGCGGGGCTCGCGCGCCTGGCGCCCGGCGCCCGACAACCGCATCATCTACTGA
- the vioD gene encoding capreomycidine synthase codes for MDLAIARLEDWMRDYYHKVDHDIGSSGVRDLSMREFRTLCGFEFAELDPMVFHDSESYGGSSLRAALADRWTGGDVDRMMVTHGSSEAIYLVMQLVLEPGDEVIVVDPAYQQLYDIAAGRGCRITRWPLNSREGFAADLPRLRELAESGRPRMIVVNFPHNPTGRSITIEEQRELVDIADRAGAWLVWDNAFGELTYTADPLPLPAAYDKCIAFGTFSKSYGLAGLRVGWCLAPPDLLARMALLRDYIALYVSPVLEFFAEQAVRHADRIVALQREHARENLRLLREWADGVPDLVRLNTPDGGVTAFVEFPDQPDVVRSCRRLAEQHRVLLVPGWCFGDAYRDHARLGFGGTTAELTAGLTRLEQVLREDVRVAAARR; via the coding sequence ATGGACCTCGCCATCGCGCGGCTCGAGGACTGGATGCGCGACTACTACCACAAGGTCGACCACGACATCGGCAGCAGCGGCGTACGCGACCTGTCGATGCGGGAGTTCCGCACGCTGTGCGGGTTCGAGTTCGCGGAACTGGACCCGATGGTGTTCCACGACAGCGAGAGCTACGGCGGCAGCAGCCTGCGGGCCGCGCTCGCCGACCGGTGGACGGGTGGCGACGTCGACCGGATGATGGTCACCCACGGCTCCAGCGAGGCGATCTATCTGGTGATGCAACTGGTGCTGGAGCCGGGTGACGAGGTGATCGTGGTAGATCCGGCCTACCAGCAGCTCTACGACATCGCCGCGGGGCGGGGCTGCCGCATCACTCGTTGGCCGCTGAACAGCCGGGAGGGCTTCGCCGCCGACCTGCCGCGACTGCGCGAACTCGCCGAGTCCGGCCGCCCCCGGATGATCGTCGTGAACTTCCCGCACAACCCCACCGGCAGGTCCATCACCATCGAGGAGCAGCGGGAGCTGGTCGACATCGCCGACCGGGCTGGTGCCTGGCTGGTCTGGGACAACGCGTTCGGTGAGCTCACCTACACGGCCGACCCGCTTCCGCTGCCCGCCGCGTACGACAAGTGCATCGCGTTCGGCACGTTCTCGAAGAGCTACGGGCTGGCGGGGCTTCGAGTCGGCTGGTGCCTGGCGCCGCCGGACCTGCTGGCCCGGATGGCGCTGCTGCGCGACTACATCGCGCTCTACGTATCGCCCGTCCTGGAATTCTTCGCCGAGCAGGCGGTCCGGCACGCCGACCGGATCGTGGCGCTCCAGCGGGAGCACGCCCGGGAGAACCTGCGGCTGCTGCGTGAGTGGGCCGACGGCGTGCCGGACCTGGTGCGCCTGAACACGCCGGACGGCGGCGTGACCGCCTTCGTCGAGTTCCCGGACCAGCCGGACGTGGTCCGGTCCTGTCGACGCCTCGCGGAGCAACATCGGGTTCTGCTCGTACCCGGCTGGTGCTTCGGCGACGCCTACCGCGATCACGCGCGGCTCGGCTTCGGCGGCACCACCGCGGAGCTGACGGCCGGGCTCACCCGCCTGGAACAGGTGCTGCGGGAGGACGTCCGGGTGGCCGCCGCGCGCAGGTGA
- a CDS encoding aminotransferase class I/II-fold pyridoxal phosphate-dependent enzyme — MSELANLTTMEVDALTDLDGGLNLTDGHARLLLSEEQATIVAQIPDMFVEATRRSFPSIETEAHTTFLAAIGQHSAPVGTGRILSCYSSTLATDIVARALPAGTTVALLHPTFDNIADLFVTRGLNLVPMSESALLDQDWPGPPVGAIVVTHPNNPTGLVTPEGHLRSLAEHAARHGQTIIIDASFRGQVRDAQYDSYAVLDAAGADWITIEDTGKLWPTHELKIGLLAYSERTRLPIERAFSESLLAASPVVLQLVTALATDWVNGGYDRARALVERNRRTVREAIGTVGLRLADPTSQISVARIELPPNGPDSSLLYKEMLVRGVHVLPCAPFHWADPAGGLPFIRVSLARPFDTVRTAARTLAQAYRELSAAS; from the coding sequence ATGAGTGAGCTTGCCAATCTGACCACGATGGAAGTCGACGCGCTGACCGACCTCGACGGTGGTCTCAACCTGACCGATGGTCACGCGCGTCTTCTTCTGTCCGAGGAGCAGGCGACCATTGTCGCTCAGATCCCCGACATGTTCGTCGAGGCGACACGCCGCTCCTTCCCGAGCATCGAGACCGAGGCGCACACGACGTTCCTGGCCGCGATCGGGCAACACAGCGCACCGGTCGGAACCGGCCGCATCCTGAGCTGCTACTCGTCGACGCTGGCGACCGACATCGTCGCCCGGGCACTACCGGCCGGCACCACCGTCGCGTTGCTGCATCCGACGTTCGACAACATCGCCGACCTCTTCGTCACCCGCGGCCTCAACCTGGTGCCAATGTCCGAGAGCGCGCTGCTCGACCAGGACTGGCCCGGACCGCCGGTCGGCGCGATCGTCGTCACCCACCCGAACAACCCGACCGGGCTGGTCACTCCCGAAGGGCACCTGCGTTCGCTGGCCGAACACGCCGCCCGGCACGGCCAGACGATCATCATCGACGCCAGCTTCCGGGGCCAGGTCCGCGACGCGCAGTACGACAGCTACGCCGTCCTCGACGCCGCGGGCGCGGACTGGATCACGATCGAGGACACCGGGAAGCTGTGGCCGACCCATGAACTCAAGATCGGCTTGTTGGCGTACAGCGAGCGGACCCGGCTGCCGATCGAGCGCGCGTTCTCCGAGTCGCTGCTCGCGGCGTCGCCGGTCGTGCTCCAGCTTGTCACAGCGCTGGCCACGGACTGGGTGAACGGCGGCTACGATCGGGCGCGCGCGCTCGTCGAGCGCAACCGGAGGACCGTCCGGGAGGCGATCGGGACGGTCGGGCTGCGGCTGGCCGACCCGACCTCGCAGATCAGCGTCGCGCGGATCGAGCTGCCGCCGAACGGCCCGGACTCCTCGCTGCTGTACAAGGAGATGCTCGTGCGGGGCGTGCACGTGCTGCCGTGTGCGCCGTTCCACTGGGCCGATCCCGCCGGAGGTCTGCCCTTCATCCGCGTCTCCCTGGCCCGGCCGTTCGACACCGTCCGGACGGCTGCCCGGACGCTGGCACAGGCTTACCGGGAACTGTCCGCGGCCTCCTGA
- a CDS encoding thioesterase II family protein produces MPHVDKAQLTPQSQDGDRRWFKRFGRHTRPSGTRLFCFHHAGGSAAMYRHWPRLLPDTVEPIAVQLPGRADRFCEPAYDRMGPLVDGLVAAMEPMLDRPFACYGASMGSRVAWALTHSLRARGLPMPRLLYVANDPGPSLDGGTWPWEGREDGLEGYLNEMGGTPAEVLADPSLLEILLPTLRADLAVLSTHQLQPAAPLDIRIRAFAGAEDTSAPPERMAAWRKETSRRFDLDVLPGGHFFDAQAERRVLETIGRDLG; encoded by the coding sequence GTGCCCCACGTCGACAAGGCGCAGCTGACGCCGCAGAGCCAGGACGGCGACCGCCGCTGGTTCAAGCGCTTCGGTCGTCACACCCGGCCGTCCGGGACGCGACTGTTCTGCTTCCACCACGCGGGCGGCAGCGCCGCGATGTACCGGCACTGGCCACGGCTGCTGCCGGACACCGTCGAGCCGATCGCCGTGCAGCTGCCCGGACGCGCCGACCGCTTCTGTGAGCCCGCGTACGACCGGATGGGACCGCTCGTCGACGGGCTCGTCGCGGCGATGGAACCGATGCTCGACCGGCCGTTCGCCTGCTACGGCGCCAGCATGGGCTCACGGGTGGCGTGGGCGTTGACCCACTCGCTGCGGGCCCGCGGGCTGCCCATGCCCCGCCTGTTGTACGTCGCGAACGACCCTGGCCCGAGCCTGGACGGTGGCACCTGGCCCTGGGAGGGACGCGAGGACGGCCTCGAGGGCTACCTGAACGAGATGGGCGGCACGCCCGCCGAGGTCCTGGCCGATCCGAGTCTGCTGGAGATCCTGCTTCCCACCCTGCGTGCCGACCTCGCCGTGCTCAGCACTCACCAGCTCCAGCCGGCGGCGCCGCTGGACATCCGGATCCGCGCGTTCGCCGGCGCCGAGGACACCTCGGCGCCCCCGGAGCGGATGGCCGCCTGGCGCAAGGAGACGTCCCGGCGCTTCGACCTCGACGTGCTGCCGGGCGGACACTTCTTCGATGCCCAGGCGGAGCGCCGTGTCCTCGAGACGATCGGCCGGGATCTCGGATAG
- a CDS encoding SDR family NAD(P)-dependent oxidoreductase — protein MALVSGGNSGLGLQVVRLLAEQGMRVVLASRSVDRGRAALEWLGVHADRVAVRQLDITDPASVARLASWLDRRLGRCDVLVNNAAIPFDAASADLGVVQRILDTNLLGTWRLIQAIVPLMRTGGYGRIVNVSNSLGGVAATRPGLPAYRISKSGVYSLTRMLADELLGDGILVNACSPEPAYPVPGDSPQPAELSSWADTPVWLATLPDDGPTGGFYRGRNEIVW, from the coding sequence GTGGCGCTCGTCAGCGGAGGTAACAGCGGCCTCGGTCTGCAGGTCGTCCGGCTGCTGGCCGAGCAGGGGATGCGGGTGGTGCTGGCCAGCCGCTCGGTCGACCGGGGCCGCGCCGCGCTCGAGTGGCTGGGCGTCCACGCGGACCGGGTGGCGGTACGCCAGCTCGACATCACGGACCCGGCGAGCGTCGCCCGCCTCGCATCCTGGCTGGACCGGCGTCTCGGCCGCTGCGACGTGCTCGTCAACAACGCCGCCATACCGTTCGACGCCGCCTCGGCCGATCTCGGCGTCGTCCAGCGCATCCTGGACACCAACCTGCTCGGCACGTGGCGGCTCATCCAGGCGATCGTGCCGCTGATGCGTACGGGTGGGTACGGTCGGATAGTCAACGTCTCCAACAGCCTGGGCGGCGTCGCTGCGACCCGTCCGGGCCTACCGGCCTATCGCATCTCGAAGAGCGGGGTCTACTCGCTGACCAGGATGCTCGCCGACGAGCTGTTGGGCGACGGCATCCTTGTGAACGCCTGCAGCCCGGAGCCGGCGTACCCGGTACCGGGTGACAGCCCTCAACCGGCCGAACTCTCCAGCTGGGCTGACACGCCGGTCTGGCTCGCCACCCTGCCGGACGACGGCCCCACCGGAGGCTTCTACCGAGGCCGGAACGAGATCGTCTGGTGA
- a CDS encoding MFS transporter yields MTAATSGFRAFAILWCGQFVSLTGSALAGFGLGVYVYRITGSVTTLGFVYALAYLPLILASPVAGSLVDRWGPWRALLVSNVGSMLAVLTLAGLLATETFDVWHLYVFVAVNSTLRALQMPAFESSVPLLVPKQHLGRANGIRMLALAASEVLAPVSAGALLLSLGIKGIVLLDGLSFGLALLTLIAIRIPKAVRGGPAATAGTPTLLGDFREAWRQVRKRHGLLALLVFIGALNFCAGFVDLLITPLVLSFGSPGALGTVMSIGGLGMIAASVAMSAWGGPRRKVHGVLGFSLVLATAIVLGALRPNVILVGGAAFLFLASLAVVITSNQTLWQSKVEPYLMGRTMALQNMVASAPQLVAYAMAGLLADRVFEPLVGRDQVRHPVLAALVGDGPGRGIALLLMVMGLLTAVCVAVAWAYRPLRRLEDDLPDATPDRAEDAVPAGDAARL; encoded by the coding sequence ATGACAGCCGCAACCTCGGGGTTCCGGGCGTTCGCGATCCTCTGGTGCGGGCAGTTCGTCTCGCTGACCGGGTCCGCCCTGGCCGGTTTCGGGCTCGGTGTCTACGTCTACCGGATCACCGGCTCGGTCACCACGCTCGGTTTCGTCTACGCCCTGGCCTACCTGCCGCTGATCCTGGCCTCTCCCGTCGCGGGGTCGCTAGTGGACCGGTGGGGGCCGTGGCGCGCACTGCTGGTGAGTAACGTCGGCTCGATGCTCGCCGTGCTGACCCTGGCCGGGCTGCTGGCTACCGAGACTTTCGACGTCTGGCACCTGTACGTCTTCGTCGCCGTCAACTCCACCCTGCGGGCGCTTCAGATGCCCGCCTTCGAGTCGTCGGTGCCGCTACTGGTGCCGAAGCAGCACCTCGGGCGGGCCAACGGGATCCGGATGCTGGCGCTGGCCGCCAGCGAGGTCCTGGCACCGGTCTCCGCCGGAGCCTTGCTGCTCTCCCTCGGCATCAAGGGCATCGTCCTGCTCGACGGCCTCTCGTTCGGCCTGGCCCTGCTCACCCTGATCGCCATCCGGATCCCGAAGGCGGTACGCGGGGGGCCCGCGGCAACCGCCGGAACGCCGACGCTGCTCGGGGACTTCCGCGAGGCCTGGCGTCAGGTCCGGAAGCGCCACGGGCTGCTGGCCCTGCTGGTCTTCATCGGCGCCCTGAACTTCTGTGCCGGTTTCGTCGACCTGTTGATCACGCCGCTCGTGCTCTCCTTCGGCTCACCGGGGGCCCTCGGCACGGTCATGTCGATCGGCGGCCTCGGTATGATCGCCGCCAGCGTGGCGATGAGCGCGTGGGGTGGGCCGCGCCGGAAGGTCCACGGAGTGCTCGGCTTCTCGCTCGTGCTCGCCACCGCGATCGTCCTCGGCGCGCTCCGGCCCAACGTCATCCTGGTCGGTGGCGCCGCCTTCCTGTTCCTCGCGAGCCTGGCAGTGGTCATCACCAGCAACCAGACCCTCTGGCAGTCGAAAGTGGAGCCCTACCTGATGGGCCGGACCATGGCGCTGCAGAACATGGTCGCCTCAGCTCCGCAGCTGGTCGCGTACGCCATGGCGGGCCTTCTCGCCGACCGGGTCTTCGAGCCGCTGGTCGGTCGGGACCAGGTCCGACACCCGGTTCTCGCGGCCCTGGTCGGCGACGGTCCCGGACGTGGCATCGCCCTGCTGCTGATGGTGATGGGGCTTCTGACCGCCGTCTGCGTGGCCGTCGCCTGGGCGTACCGGCCGTTGCGCCGGCTGGAGGACGACCTGCCGGATGCGACTCCCGACCGGGCAGAGGACGCCGTCCCGGCGGGTGACGCCGCCCGGTTGTGA